In the genome of Halobacterium noricense, one region contains:
- a CDS encoding DUF1059 domain-containing protein, translated as MVHQFSCRDTGHDCDFFLESGDIDELVHHVQDHAERKHDRELSRADVEDHVTEVQG; from the coding sequence ATGGTACACCAGTTCAGCTGCCGAGACACCGGTCACGACTGCGACTTCTTCCTCGAATCGGGCGACATCGACGAGCTCGTCCACCACGTCCAGGACCACGCCGAACGGAAACACGACCGCGAACTCTCCCGCGCAGACGTCGAAGACCACGTCACCGAAGTGCAGGGATAG
- a CDS encoding MFS transporter: protein MSRLSKAAVVRRYYLYRATARPNFHYPVYTLFLLFNGLSLPQIGLIATVQSVVVVAGEIPTGYVGDRIGRRNSLAVGGFLMLVSNASYLVATDFVGFTFTFVMLSFGGTFLSGSGSAWLYDTLKEHDVEDKYTHVSGRSRALSRWVQVLTIPVGGVLYSIDRFYPFYAGVAAAALSLVFVLRLPKNRMYDDGVDEDELDDDEDEELTIVDALPVIRDQLRAPDLRWFVVYLALFAGAILTMDMWIQPIAQESLRASFGPTLESWGLTEGVILGLLYSAFTLVSAVVSDYASDVEELLGVRKAMMLIPAFIAVSYVFAGMWAVLAFPMFFVMKGGGALMGPIQNRYINDQVQSVGRATLLSSVNMLRQVAGIPFRVGSGILAGMFTTITSVAILGAIFLVASFVLWLVVPPVSAEYESPDTAGNAAADAAED, encoded by the coding sequence ATGAGCCGCCTGTCGAAGGCCGCGGTCGTCCGCCGGTACTACCTCTACCGGGCGACCGCGCGGCCGAACTTCCACTACCCCGTCTACACGCTGTTCCTCCTGTTCAACGGGCTCTCGCTCCCCCAAATCGGGCTCATCGCGACCGTCCAGTCCGTGGTGGTCGTCGCCGGCGAGATTCCCACCGGCTACGTCGGCGATCGCATCGGCCGGCGGAACAGCCTCGCCGTCGGTGGGTTCCTGATGCTCGTCTCGAACGCCAGCTACCTCGTGGCGACCGACTTCGTCGGGTTCACGTTCACGTTCGTGATGTTGTCGTTCGGCGGGACGTTCCTCTCCGGCAGCGGGAGCGCGTGGCTCTACGACACGCTCAAAGAGCACGACGTCGAAGACAAGTACACGCACGTCTCCGGGCGCTCGCGCGCGCTCTCGCGCTGGGTGCAGGTCCTCACCATCCCCGTCGGCGGCGTGCTCTACTCTATCGACCGGTTCTACCCGTTCTACGCGGGCGTCGCTGCCGCGGCGCTCAGCCTCGTCTTCGTGCTCCGCCTCCCGAAGAACCGGATGTACGACGACGGCGTCGACGAGGACGAACTGGACGACGACGAGGACGAGGAACTCACCATCGTGGACGCGCTCCCGGTCATCCGCGACCAGTTGCGCGCGCCCGACCTCCGGTGGTTCGTCGTCTACCTCGCGCTGTTCGCGGGGGCCATCCTCACGATGGACATGTGGATTCAGCCCATCGCTCAGGAGTCGTTGCGTGCGTCGTTCGGCCCGACGCTGGAGTCGTGGGGGCTTACCGAGGGCGTCATCCTCGGGCTGCTGTACTCGGCGTTCACGCTCGTCTCCGCGGTCGTCAGCGACTACGCCAGCGACGTCGAGGAACTCCTGGGCGTCCGCAAGGCGATGATGCTGATTCCCGCGTTTATCGCTGTCTCCTACGTGTTCGCCGGAATGTGGGCGGTACTCGCGTTCCCGATGTTCTTCGTTATGAAGGGCGGCGGCGCGCTGATGGGCCCCATCCAGAACCGCTACATCAACGACCAGGTGCAGTCCGTCGGCCGCGCCACGCTGCTGTCGTCGGTGAACATGCTCCGGCAGGTCGCGGGCATCCCGTTCCGCGTCGGCAGCGGCATCCTCGCGGGGATGTTCACGACTATCACGTCCGTCGCCATCCTCGGCGCCATCTTCCTCGTCGCGTCGTTCGTCCTCTGGTTGGTCGTCCCGCCCGTGAGCGCGGAGTACGAATCGCCCGACACCGCCGGAAACGCGGCGGCCGACGCCGCCGAGGACTGA
- a CDS encoding MTH1187 family thiamine-binding protein: MTVIALLSVAPVTEQSMASDVADAVAALDDFDVTYETNPMGTVIEAEDVDTLLDAVGAAHKAVEGDRVSTFLKIDDKRTSDQTAREKVDAVERELGHEARSDR, from the coding sequence GTGACAGTCATCGCACTCCTCAGCGTCGCACCGGTCACCGAACAGAGCATGGCGAGCGACGTCGCCGACGCCGTCGCCGCGCTCGACGACTTCGACGTCACCTACGAGACGAACCCGATGGGGACGGTCATCGAAGCCGAAGACGTCGACACGCTCCTGGACGCGGTCGGCGCAGCCCACAAGGCCGTCGAGGGCGACCGCGTGAGCACGTTCCTGAAAATCGACGACAAGCGCACGAGCGACCAGACCGCCCGCGAGAAGGTCGACGCCGTCGAGCGCGAACTCGGCCACGAGGCGCGGTCGGACCGCTGA
- the mch gene encoding methenyltetrahydromethanopterin cyclohydrolase, producing MDSLNRMALELADEALEFTEELDIGAFELDNGATVIDFGVEHRGGLEAGLLLAELQTAGLATVQTRVDDVADATFPHVELACDRPAVALLGAQKAGWELTVDDYEGLGSGPARALVAREGEYEAIDYVDAFEFAVLALEGDAFPTESAAEQVAELADVNAESVYLPAYRTASVAGSVTAASRAAELALFRLFELGYDPTNVLTASGSAPVAPVAGDEEAAIGRTNDALAYGGRVHLTVTEDFDEFEAVPSSAADRYGKPFADIFADADWDASAVDEGVFGPAQVTIDVTGGPTYALGDVHEDLLAEGFDVA from the coding sequence ATGGACAGTCTCAACCGGATGGCGCTGGAGCTCGCCGACGAAGCCCTCGAATTCACCGAGGAGTTGGACATCGGCGCGTTCGAGTTGGACAACGGCGCGACGGTCATCGACTTCGGCGTCGAGCACCGCGGGGGCCTCGAAGCCGGCCTGCTGCTGGCGGAACTCCAGACCGCGGGCTTGGCGACCGTGCAGACGCGCGTCGACGACGTCGCGGACGCGACGTTCCCGCACGTCGAACTCGCCTGCGACCGCCCCGCCGTCGCCCTGCTGGGCGCGCAGAAGGCGGGCTGGGAGCTCACCGTCGACGACTACGAAGGGCTCGGCAGCGGGCCCGCCCGCGCGCTGGTCGCCCGCGAGGGCGAGTACGAGGCCATCGACTACGTCGACGCCTTCGAGTTCGCAGTGCTCGCGCTGGAGGGCGACGCGTTCCCCACCGAGTCTGCTGCCGAGCAGGTCGCGGAACTCGCGGACGTGAACGCGGAGAGCGTCTACCTGCCTGCGTACCGCACTGCGAGCGTCGCCGGCAGCGTCACCGCCGCGTCGCGCGCCGCCGAACTCGCGCTGTTCCGGCTGTTCGAACTCGGCTACGACCCGACGAACGTCCTCACCGCCTCCGGCAGCGCGCCCGTCGCGCCCGTCGCGGGCGACGAGGAAGCCGCCATCGGCCGCACGAACGACGCGCTCGCGTACGGCGGCCGCGTCCACCTCACCGTCACCGAGGACTTCGACGAGTTCGAGGCGGTGCCATCCTCCGCCGCGGACCGCTACGGAAAGCCGTTCGCGGACATCTTCGCGGACGCCGACTGGGACGCCAGCGCCGTCGACGAGGGCGTCTTCGGCCCCGCGCAGGTCACCATCGACGTCACGGGCGGCCCGACGTACGCGCTCGGCGACGTCCACGAGGACCTGCTCGCCGAGGGCTTCGACGTCGCGTAA
- a CDS encoding phytoene desaturase family protein has product MNALSGQSVAVIGAGFGGLSTACYLADAGADVTVVEKNEQVGGRASALERDGFTFDVGPSWYLMPDVFERFFADFDRDPSDYYSLERLDPHYRIFFKDNAGRRPGRDAPGLDVNADGDVVDVTPDREQVKEVFDAYEPGAGERLDDYLAQARENYEVGMEHFVYEDRPRIRDWLDPDLAEHARGLTLLGSMQDHVENYFDHPKLQQILQYTLVFLGGAPNTTPALYNLMSHVDFNLGVYYPEGGMSGVADGVAELAEELGVEFRTDHPVTKIHGYRGGFKVETSGETDVLADVVVSDADYAHTEQELLPPEKRQYDADYWESRTYAPSAFLLYLGVEGDVDPLAHHTLVLPSDWEEHFGQIFDDPAWPDDPAYYLCVPSKTDDAVAPDGHSNLFALVPVAPGLDDTPEVRDEYRDLVLDDVAQNTGVDLRDRIVVEERFSVSEFADRYNSYQGTALGLAHTLRQTSLLRPPHRSTALDGLYFTGAFTTPGIGVPMCLISGEITADYVLEDA; this is encoded by the coding sequence ATGAATGCCCTGTCGGGTCAGTCGGTCGCCGTAATCGGCGCGGGCTTCGGCGGCCTCTCGACGGCTTGTTACCTCGCGGACGCGGGCGCGGACGTCACCGTCGTCGAGAAGAACGAACAGGTCGGCGGGCGTGCGAGCGCGCTCGAACGGGACGGCTTCACCTTCGACGTGGGGCCGTCGTGGTACCTGATGCCCGACGTCTTCGAGCGGTTTTTCGCGGATTTCGACAGGGACCCCTCGGATTACTACTCGCTGGAACGCCTCGACCCCCACTACCGCATCTTCTTCAAGGACAACGCCGGCCGTCGCCCGGGCCGGGATGCACCCGGGCTCGACGTGAACGCGGACGGCGACGTCGTCGACGTGACGCCCGACCGCGAGCAAGTCAAGGAGGTGTTCGACGCCTACGAGCCCGGCGCGGGCGAGCGGCTCGACGACTACCTCGCGCAAGCGAGGGAGAACTACGAGGTGGGAATGGAGCACTTCGTCTACGAGGACCGCCCCCGAATCCGGGATTGGCTCGACCCCGACCTCGCGGAGCACGCCCGCGGCCTCACCCTACTCGGGTCGATGCAGGACCACGTCGAGAACTACTTCGACCACCCGAAGCTCCAGCAGATACTGCAGTACACGCTGGTGTTCCTCGGCGGCGCGCCGAACACGACGCCAGCGTTGTACAACCTGATGAGTCACGTGGACTTCAACCTCGGCGTCTACTACCCCGAGGGCGGCATGTCCGGGGTCGCGGACGGCGTCGCCGAACTCGCCGAGGAGTTGGGTGTAGAGTTCCGCACGGACCACCCCGTCACGAAGATTCACGGCTACCGCGGCGGCTTCAAGGTCGAGACCAGCGGCGAGACGGACGTGCTCGCGGACGTCGTGGTCTCGGACGCCGACTACGCCCACACCGAGCAGGAACTCCTCCCGCCGGAGAAACGCCAGTACGACGCCGACTACTGGGAGTCTCGGACGTACGCGCCGTCGGCCTTCCTCCTCTACCTCGGCGTGGAGGGCGACGTCGACCCGCTCGCCCACCACACGCTCGTGCTCCCCTCCGACTGGGAGGAGCACTTCGGCCAGATTTTCGACGACCCCGCGTGGCCCGACGACCCCGCGTACTACCTCTGCGTCCCCTCGAAGACCGACGACGCGGTCGCACCCGACGGCCACAGCAACCTGTTCGCGCTCGTCCCCGTCGCGCCCGGCCTCGACGACACCCCGGAGGTCCGCGACGAGTACCGCGACCTCGTGCTCGACGACGTCGCACAGAACACGGGCGTAGACCTCCGGGACCGCATCGTCGTCGAGGAGCGCTTCTCCGTCTCCGAGTTCGCCGACCGCTACAACAGTTACCAGGGCACCGCGCTCGGCCTCGCGCACACGCTCCGCCAGACGTCGCTGCTCCGGCCACCCCACCGCTCGACGGCCCTCGACGGCCTCTACTTCACGGGTGCGTTCACCACGCCCGGCATCGGCGTGCCGATGTGCCTCATCAGCGGCGAAATCACCGCCGACTACGTCCTCGAAGACGCGTAA